The Urocitellus parryii isolate mUroPar1 chromosome 6, mUroPar1.hap1, whole genome shotgun sequence genome includes a window with the following:
- the Slco4a1 gene encoding solute carrier organic anion transporter family member 4A1, whose amino-acid sequence MPQHVTVDKGFLSMPQLLFPSMPSATENGTDPTLPGITPVSLCSTHSPLDSCGQLLCEPRAEKHSSLGPREVRYVSVSEGPQDTECGWRAFAPRCLQVFNTPKGLLFFLCVASFLQGMTVNGFINTVITSIERRFDLHSYQSGLIASSYDIAACLCLTFVSYFGGNGHKPRWLGWGVLVLGSGSLVFALPHFTAGHYEVEVDEGARTCPANQSVVCADSTSGLSRYRLVFMLGQFLHGMGATPLYTLGVTYLDENVKSSYSPVYIAIFYTAAILGPAAGYLVGGAMLNVYTELGQRTELTTESPQWVGAWWIGFLGAGAAAFLIAIPILGYPRRLPGSQRYVAMRAAEAQQRERGHEAASNPARGRTIRDLPLSMWLLLKNPTFILLCLAGATEATLIAAMSTFGPKFLEAQFSLSASEAATLFGYLVVPAGGGGTLLGGYFVNRFKLRGSGTVRFCLLCTLISLLSFLVFLTHCPNVPVAGVTAGYGGSLLPRGHLNLTAACNAVCRCRPEHYSPVCGSDGTQYFSPCHAGCPAAETGPGGQKVYRGCSCVPPSVSVEPGHATEGKCPSACPSKTLLLALVFLVILFTFLSSIPALTATLRCVCDQQRSFALGIQWILVRTLGSIPGPIAFGWVIDRACLLWQDQCGQQGSCFVYQNAAMSQYMLIAGLTYKVLGFLSFAAACFLHKAPSGSSDGTEASLPSHSSASESPTEPQQQSTL is encoded by the exons ATGCCCCAGCATGTCACGGTGGACAAGGGCTTCCTTTCCATGCCGCAGCTCCTCTTTCCCAGCATGCCCTCGGCCACTGAGAACGGGACTGACCCCACCCTGCCTGGCATCACCCCCGTCTCCCTGTGTTCCACCCACAGCCCCCTGGACTCCTGCGGCCAGCTCCTGTGTGAGCCCAGGGCTGAGAAGCACAGCAGCCTGGGGCCCCGTGAGGTGCGCTACGTCTCCGTCTCCGAGGGTCCCCAGGACACAGAGTGTGGCTGGCGGGCCTTCGCACCCCGGTGCCTGCAGGTCTTCAACACGCCCAAGggcctcctcttcttcctgtgcGTGGCCTCCTTCCTGCAGGGTATGACCGTGAACGGCTTCATCAACACGGTCATCACCTCCATCGAGCGCCGCTTCGACCTGCACAGCTACCAGAGCGGGCTCATCGCCAGCAGCTACGACATCGCCGCCTGCCTCTGCCTCACCTTCGTCAGCTACTTTGGGGGCAACGGGCACAAGCCGCGCTGGCTGGGCTGGGGCGTGCTGGTGCTGGGCAGCGGCTCGCTGGTGTTCGCGCTGCCCCACTTCACGGCCGGCCACTACGAGGTGGAGGTGGATGAAGGGGCCAGGACGTGCCCGGCCAACCAGAGCGTGGTGTGTGCGGACAGCACCTCAGGCCTGTCCCGCTACCGGCTGGTCTTCATGCTGGGCCAGTTCCTGCACGGCATGGGCGCCACGCCCCTCTACACGCTGGGTGTCACCTACCTGGACGAGAATGTCAAGTCCAGCTACTCGCCCGTCTACATCG CCATCTTCTACACTGCGGCCATCTTGGGCCCTGCCGCTGGCTATCTGGTTGGAGGTGCCATGCTGAACGTGTACACGGAGTTGGGCCAACG GACAGAGCTGACCACGGAGAGCCCGCAGTGGGTTGGTGCCTGGTGGATTGGCTTCCTGGGTGCTGGGGCTGCGGCCTTCCTCATCGCCATCCCGATCCTCGGCTACCCCCGGCGGCTACCAG GCTCCCAGCGCTACGTGGCCATGAGGGCAGCAGAAGCACAGCAGAGAGAGCGCGGCCACGAGGCAGCGAGCAACCCGGCCCGCGGGAGGACCATCCGAGACCTGCCCCT CTCTATGTGGCTCCTCCTGAAGAACCCCACTTTCATCCTGCTCTGCCTGGCGGGGGCTACCGAGGCCACACTCATCGCCGCCATGTCCACGTTCGGACCCAAGTTCCTCGAGGCCCAGTTCAGCCTGAGTGCCTCCGAAGCTGCCACCTTGTTTG GGTACCTGGTGGTGCCGGCGGGTGGTGGAGGCACGCTCCTGGGCGGCTACTTCGTGAACAGGTTCAAGCTCCGCGGCTCTGGGACCGTCCGGTTCTGCCTGCTGTGCACCCTGATCAGCCTGCTGTCCTTCTTGGTCTTCCTCACACACTGCCCCAACGTGCCTGTGGCGGGCGTGACGGCTGGCTATGGAGGAAG CCTCCTGCCCAGAGGCCACCTGAACCTTACAGCCGCCTGCAACGCTGTCTGCCGCTGCCGGCCCGAGCACTACAGCCCCGTGTGCGGCTCCGACGGCACTCAGTACTTCTCCCCCTGCCACGCGGGCTGCCCCGCTGCCGAGACAGGCCCAGGTGGCCAGAAG GTGTACCGAGGCTGCAGCTGTGTCCCTCCGAGCGTCTCTGTGGAGCCTGGCCACGCCACTGAGGGGAAGTGCCCCTCCGCCTGCCCGAGCAAGACCCTGCTGCTGGCCCTCGTGTTCCTGGTGATCCTCTTCACCTTCCTCAGCAGCATCCCCGCGCTGACCGCCACTCTGCG GTGCGTCTGTGACCAGCAGAGATCCTTTGCCTTGGGAATCCAGTGGATCCTAGTCAGGACCCTAG GCAGCATCCCGGGGCCCATCGCCTTCGGCTGGGTGATTGACAGGGCCTGCCTGCTCTGGCAGGACCAGTGTGGCCAGCAGGGCTCCTGCTTCGTGTACCAGAACGCGGCCATGAGCCAGTACATGCTCATCGCGGGGCTCACATACAAG GTTCTGGGCTTCCTCTCCTTCGCGGCCGCCTGCTTCCTGCACAAGGCCCCGTCGGGATCTTCTGATGGCACGGAAGCCTCCCTGCCTAGCCACTCCTCCGCCTCCGAGAGCCCCACAGAGCCCCAGCAGCAGAGCACCCTCTGA